From the Solibacillus sp. FSL R5-0449 genome, one window contains:
- a CDS encoding succinate dehydrogenase cytochrome b558 subunit: MSKDREFLWRRLHSLLGVVPVGLFLVFHLFLNFTAIGGEETYNNATGVMELLPHSLLLAMEWIIIYIPLMFHGFYGVYIAFTATYNTGRFSTFRNWMFALQRFTGIFLVIFIAWHIFQTRIQKALGAEVEFNMMVEIVDNPLMLVFYILGIVSAAFHLANGLWSFLVSWGITQSNKSQRIATYVTLLIFVVLAIVGVAAILAFV; this comes from the coding sequence TTGTCGAAAGATCGTGAATTTTTATGGCGCCGCTTACACTCGTTACTAGGTGTAGTTCCTGTCGGGTTGTTCTTGGTGTTCCACTTATTTCTGAACTTCACTGCAATTGGCGGTGAGGAAACTTACAATAACGCTACAGGTGTTATGGAATTACTTCCACACTCGTTATTGTTAGCGATGGAATGGATTATTATCTATATTCCATTAATGTTCCACGGATTCTATGGAGTGTATATTGCTTTTACAGCGACATACAACACGGGACGTTTCAGCACATTCCGTAACTGGATGTTTGCATTGCAACGTTTCACAGGGATCTTCCTTGTAATCTTCATTGCGTGGCATATTTTCCAAACACGTATCCAAAAAGCATTAGGTGCTGAAGTTGAATTTAATATGATGGTTGAAATCGTTGATAATCCATTAATGTTAGTATTCTACATTTTAGGTATCGTTTCAGCAGCATTCCACTTAGCGAACGGTTTATGGTCGTTCTTAGTAAGCTGGGGTATTACACAATCTAACAAATCTCAACGAATCGCAACTTATGTTACATTGTTAATCTTCGTAGTATTAGCAATCGTTGGTGTTGCAGCTATCTTAGCATTCGTTTAA
- a CDS encoding YslB family protein, producing MEGYKMKTIPTFGYEIIRDHLLPSILGKHEEDVLYWAGKEIARKFPLFSMDELPSFFMEAGWGQLILEKETKDELHYILSTSEELPLNIVQRCFRLEAGFLAEQKQKQLGYLTECYEEKDNDKHIVKFTLKWDLKEKI from the coding sequence ATGGAAGGGTACAAAATGAAAACGATTCCAACTTTTGGCTACGAAATCATTCGTGACCATCTTCTTCCTTCTATTTTAGGAAAGCATGAAGAAGATGTTTTATATTGGGCAGGTAAAGAAATTGCAAGAAAGTTCCCATTATTTTCAATGGATGAACTGCCTTCATTTTTCATGGAAGCTGGCTGGGGCCAGTTAATTCTGGAAAAGGAAACGAAGGACGAACTTCACTACATACTTTCGACATCTGAGGAATTGCCACTTAATATTGTACAACGTTGTTTCCGTCTTGAAGCCGGCTTTTTGGCAGAGCAGAAGCAAAAACAGCTTGGCTATTTGACGGAATGCTATGAAGAAAAAGACAATGACAAACACATCGTAAAATTTACGTTAAAATGGGATTTAAAAGAGAAAATTTAG